One part of the Pieris napi chromosome 4, ilPieNapi1.2, whole genome shotgun sequence genome encodes these proteins:
- the LOC125049107 gene encoding arf-GAP with dual PH domain-containing protein 1-like isoform X2: MVDHNEKILQELLKKPGNQVCADCGAEDPDWASYNLGIFICMRCASIHRGMGAHISKVKHLELDRWEDSQVHRMKEVGNVAARNKYEDRVPPCYRRPAKSDPQVLIEQWIRAKYEREEFCHPERQSYLSGSMEGFLMKRGKEDSRYQLRKFVLNENEDTLKYHVKENKEPKGILKLSELNVSFAPAKIGHMNSMQLTFMKDGSTRHIYVYHEDAEVINCWYTAIRCAKLHLLQVAFPSTPQSDLLLRLPKDFAREGWLWKTGPRTSDVHRRRWFTLDNRKLMYHDEPLDAYPKGEIFIGHESTGYHIKVSNTGNGCKEARFPFYLVTPERTFCLAAATHEDRAGWLTVIQHTLKRPLTPQDSTIEATLVRKRTTSNSISIFSGR, translated from the exons ATGGTTGATCACaacgaaaaaatattacaggAATTGCTTAAGAAACCCGGAAATCAAGTGTGTGCAGATTGTGGTGCCGAGG ATCCAGACTGGGCATCATACAACCTCGGTATCTTCATATGTATGCGATGTGCCAGCATACATCGTGGTATGGGCGCTCATATTAGTAAGGTCAAACACTTGGAGCTGGACCGATGGGAGGACTCACAAGTTCATCGTATGAAGGAAGTTGGTAATGTTGCAGCGAGGAACAAGTATGAGGATCGGGTACCGCCCTGCTACAGACGACCCGCCAAGAGTGATCCTCA GGTACTCATAGAACAGTGGATTCGTGCTAAATACGAGCGAGAAGAATTTTGTCATCCAGAGCGCCAAAGCTACCTCTCTGGCTCCATGGAAGGTTTTCTGATGAAGAGGGGAAAGGAAGACAGCAGATATCAACTACGGAAGTTTGTTCTAAATGAAAACGAGGACACTTTAAA GTACCACGTAAAAGAAAACAAGGAACCCAAGGGAATCCTAAAGTTGTCTGAACTAAATGTTTCTTTCGCCCCAGCGAAGATTGGTCACATGAATTCTATGCAGCTCACATTTATGAAGGACGGCTCAACTCGACACATCTACGTGTATCATGAGGATGCCGAAGTTATTAATTGCTG gtaCACAGCCATCCGATGCGCTAAACTCCACCTTTTACAAGTGGCTTTTCCCTCAACACCACAATCAGACCTGCTACTACGTCTACCGAAAGACTTCGCTCGTGAAGGCTGGCTTTGGAAGACCGGACCCAGGACTTCAGATGTCCATAGAAGAAGATGGTTCACGTTGGACAACAGGAAACTGATGTACCACGACGAACCACTAGACGCCTACCCGAAGGGAGAGATATTTATCG GTCACGAGTCAACTGGGTACCACATCAAAGTATCGAACACAGGAAACGGTTGTAAAGAGGCGAGGTTCCCCTTCTATCTGGTGACTCCAGAGCGGACATTCTGCCTTGCTGCAGCCACTCATGAGGACCGGGCTGGCTGGTTAACGGTCATCCAACATACGCTTAAACGGCCCCTCACACCTCAGGATTCTACCA ttgAGGCAACATTGGTAAGAAAAAGGACGACATCGAACTCTATCAGCATATTTTCAGGAAGGTAG
- the LOC125049107 gene encoding arf-GAP with dual PH domain-containing protein 1-like isoform X1, with protein MVDHNEKILQELLKKPGNQVCADCGAEDPDWASYNLGIFICMRCASIHRGMGAHISKVKHLELDRWEDSQVHRMKEVGNVAARNKYEDRVPPCYRRPAKSDPQVLIEQWIRAKYEREEFCHPERQSYLSGSMEGFLMKRGKEDSRYQLRKFVLNENEDTLKYQRPTDACSGATGCLGRLFNRLRLKNYRLRYHVKENKEPKGILKLSELNVSFAPAKIGHMNSMQLTFMKDGSTRHIYVYHEDAEVINCWYTAIRCAKLHLLQVAFPSTPQSDLLLRLPKDFAREGWLWKTGPRTSDVHRRRWFTLDNRKLMYHDEPLDAYPKGEIFIGHESTGYHIKVSNTGNGCKEARFPFYLVTPERTFCLAAATHEDRAGWLTVIQHTLKRPLTPQDSTIEATLVRKRTTSNSISIFSGR; from the exons ATGGTTGATCACaacgaaaaaatattacaggAATTGCTTAAGAAACCCGGAAATCAAGTGTGTGCAGATTGTGGTGCCGAGG ATCCAGACTGGGCATCATACAACCTCGGTATCTTCATATGTATGCGATGTGCCAGCATACATCGTGGTATGGGCGCTCATATTAGTAAGGTCAAACACTTGGAGCTGGACCGATGGGAGGACTCACAAGTTCATCGTATGAAGGAAGTTGGTAATGTTGCAGCGAGGAACAAGTATGAGGATCGGGTACCGCCCTGCTACAGACGACCCGCCAAGAGTGATCCTCA GGTACTCATAGAACAGTGGATTCGTGCTAAATACGAGCGAGAAGAATTTTGTCATCCAGAGCGCCAAAGCTACCTCTCTGGCTCCATGGAAGGTTTTCTGATGAAGAGGGGAAAGGAAGACAGCAGATATCAACTACGGAAGTTTGTTCTAAATGAAAACGAGGACACTTTAAA GTATCAGCGCCCTACTGACGCTTGTTCTGGTGCAACGGGTTGTCTTGGCCGTTTATTCAATCGGCTACGACTCAAAAACTATCGTTTGAG GTACCACGTAAAAGAAAACAAGGAACCCAAGGGAATCCTAAAGTTGTCTGAACTAAATGTTTCTTTCGCCCCAGCGAAGATTGGTCACATGAATTCTATGCAGCTCACATTTATGAAGGACGGCTCAACTCGACACATCTACGTGTATCATGAGGATGCCGAAGTTATTAATTGCTG gtaCACAGCCATCCGATGCGCTAAACTCCACCTTTTACAAGTGGCTTTTCCCTCAACACCACAATCAGACCTGCTACTACGTCTACCGAAAGACTTCGCTCGTGAAGGCTGGCTTTGGAAGACCGGACCCAGGACTTCAGATGTCCATAGAAGAAGATGGTTCACGTTGGACAACAGGAAACTGATGTACCACGACGAACCACTAGACGCCTACCCGAAGGGAGAGATATTTATCG GTCACGAGTCAACTGGGTACCACATCAAAGTATCGAACACAGGAAACGGTTGTAAAGAGGCGAGGTTCCCCTTCTATCTGGTGACTCCAGAGCGGACATTCTGCCTTGCTGCAGCCACTCATGAGGACCGGGCTGGCTGGTTAACGGTCATCCAACATACGCTTAAACGGCCCCTCACACCTCAGGATTCTACCA ttgAGGCAACATTGGTAAGAAAAAGGACGACATCGAACTCTATCAGCATATTTTCAGGAAGGTAG